The following proteins are co-located in the Dietzia timorensis genome:
- a CDS encoding ferredoxin has product MPVVKADLQACQGYANCVVGASDYFDLDDDGIVVLLQTEVPEADRARVTEAARSCPVSALVVEDA; this is encoded by the coding sequence ATGCCCGTTGTAAAAGCCGATCTGCAGGCCTGTCAGGGATACGCGAACTGCGTCGTCGGAGCCTCTGACTACTTCGACCTGGACGACGACGGGATCGTCGTGCTGCTCCAGACCGAAGTCCCCGAAGCCGACCGCGCCCGCGTCACCGAAGCCGCGCGCAGCTGCCCGGTCTCCGCACTGGTGGTAGAGGACGCATGA
- a CDS encoding 3-phenylpropionate/cinnamic acid dioxygenase subunit beta translates to MSVGTAHENENLTLSEQSALGAHAPRTQRTGQTLPFNDELHLEAHRWLVDEAYLLDAQDYDEWLSRIADDVHYLMPVRVTTALGAGYSTSPGMAHWDENKYSLSRRVARFATEHAWTEDPPSRLRHYITNVRTFRTPDPQEIIVDSAVLLFRSRGDVGESSTVSAGREDLLRRTSSGSGWELARRTIMVDESVIRMQNLAIFL, encoded by the coding sequence ATGAGTGTTGGAACGGCACACGAGAACGAGAACTTGACGCTGTCCGAACAATCGGCGCTGGGAGCCCACGCCCCGCGTACTCAGCGGACGGGGCAGACCCTGCCTTTCAACGATGAACTTCACCTGGAGGCGCATCGTTGGCTGGTCGATGAGGCGTACCTGTTGGACGCCCAGGACTACGACGAGTGGCTCTCCCGGATCGCCGATGACGTGCACTATCTCATGCCCGTCCGCGTCACCACTGCCCTGGGCGCCGGATACTCCACCTCACCGGGGATGGCGCACTGGGACGAGAACAAGTACTCGCTCAGTCGCCGCGTGGCACGCTTCGCCACCGAGCACGCGTGGACCGAAGACCCCCCATCACGGCTGCGCCACTACATCACCAACGTGCGCACCTTCCGCACCCCCGACCCGCAAGAGATCATCGTGGACTCGGCGGTTCTTCTCTTCCGCAGCCGTGGTGACGTCGGGGAGTCCTCCACTGTCTCGGCAGGACGCGAGGATCTCCTCCGCCGTACCTCATCCGGGTCCGGGTGGGAGCTGGCCCGTCGCACCATCATGGTCGACGAGTCGGTCATCCGCATGCAGAACCTGGCGATCTTCCTGTGA
- a CDS encoding aromatic-ring-hydroxylating dioxygenase subunit alpha — protein MADHHGVLEDVRRGMIPAHIYNDKELFELEKERLFSRSWLFVAHESEVPEAGDYVVRRVLEDSFIISRDEQGQVRALFNMCLHRGMQVCRAEMGNASHFRCPYHGWSYRNDGRLVGLPFHKEAYGGEEGFKKKGQTLLPAPSLATYNGLIFISMDPDAEPLEEFLGDFKFYLDYYTKQSADGIELRGPQRWRVKANWKIGAENFAGDMYHTPQTHTSVVEIGLFREPKAEKRKDGTTYWAGNGGGTTYKLPEGGLEERLRYVGYPDEMIARMKEQWTQEQLDVVGKDGFMISAASLFPNMSFVHNWPRVEEGSDEVLPFISIRVWQPISENETEVLSWFAVDKNAPEEYKALSYKAYLMCFGSGGMFEQDDVENWVSLTNTAAGSMARRLLLNSRMGMLENGENVVEALSPEEYSGPGATRVGYSEYNQRELLRRWADHLERPVEAAAQVHVGSDPVQAPPAAGSGPARPACGSAETAPAATLHEEV, from the coding sequence ATGGCAGACCATCACGGCGTCCTCGAGGACGTACGGCGGGGCATGATCCCTGCACATATCTACAACGACAAAGAGCTCTTCGAACTCGAGAAGGAACGTCTCTTCAGCCGCAGCTGGCTGTTCGTCGCCCACGAGTCGGAGGTCCCCGAGGCTGGTGACTACGTGGTCCGCAGGGTCCTCGAGGACTCGTTCATTATCTCTCGGGACGAACAGGGCCAGGTCCGGGCCCTGTTCAACATGTGCCTCCACCGGGGCATGCAGGTGTGCCGGGCGGAGATGGGCAATGCCTCCCACTTCCGTTGCCCGTACCACGGTTGGTCTTACCGCAATGACGGGCGCCTCGTTGGCCTGCCGTTTCACAAGGAGGCATACGGCGGGGAGGAAGGCTTCAAGAAGAAGGGCCAGACCTTGTTGCCTGCTCCCTCGCTGGCCACGTACAACGGTCTGATCTTCATCAGCATGGACCCGGATGCCGAGCCCCTGGAGGAGTTCCTGGGGGACTTCAAGTTCTACCTGGACTACTACACGAAGCAGAGCGCGGACGGCATCGAGCTGCGTGGCCCTCAGCGTTGGCGGGTCAAGGCGAACTGGAAGATCGGGGCCGAGAACTTCGCCGGGGACATGTACCACACGCCCCAGACCCACACCTCGGTGGTGGAGATCGGCCTCTTCCGCGAGCCCAAGGCGGAGAAGCGCAAGGACGGCACCACGTACTGGGCTGGCAACGGTGGCGGCACCACTTACAAGCTGCCCGAAGGTGGCCTGGAGGAGCGCCTGCGCTACGTGGGCTACCCGGACGAGATGATCGCCCGGATGAAGGAGCAGTGGACCCAGGAGCAGCTCGACGTGGTCGGCAAGGACGGGTTCATGATCTCGGCGGCCTCACTGTTCCCGAACATGAGCTTCGTCCATAACTGGCCGCGGGTCGAAGAGGGCTCCGACGAGGTGCTCCCCTTCATCTCTATCCGCGTGTGGCAGCCGATCAGCGAGAACGAGACGGAAGTCCTCTCGTGGTTCGCCGTCGACAAGAACGCGCCGGAGGAGTACAAAGCGCTTTCCTACAAGGCGTATCTCATGTGCTTCGGCAGTGGCGGCATGTTCGAGCAGGACGACGTCGAGAACTGGGTGTCCCTCACCAATACTGCCGCCGGCTCCATGGCACGGCGTCTGCTGCTCAACAGCCGGATGGGCATGCTCGAGAACGGCGAGAACGTCGTCGAGGCCCTGTCCCCCGAGGAATACTCGGGACCCGGCGCCACCCGTGTCGGCTACAGCGAGTACAACCAGCGGGAGTTGTTGCGCCGGTGGGCCGATCACCTCGAACGTCCGGTAGAAGCCGCAGCGCAGGTGCACGTGGGCTCGGACCCGGTGCAAGCGCCACCGGCCGCCGGATCGGGGCCCGCCCGCCCGGCCTGCGGCAGCGCAGAGACCGCGCCCGCAGCAACCCTTCACGAGGAGGTCTGA
- a CDS encoding aldo/keto reductase: MTTKTHPSDDPATVPRLRLRHGHSIPHLGLGTWPLVGEECETAVRYAIQSGYRLVDTAFQYRNEDAVGRGVRTAGVAREELFVSSKFNKESHSVDGVQRAYDRSLQALGLDYLDMFMCHWPVPALDQYTEAWRGLVKLLDEGRVKAIGVSNFKPDHLEKVIAATGVVPDVNQIQLSPDLARLPPRAVHQDLGIITEAWSPIGRESGLRDHPIVVQIAQRTAKSPAQVLLRWHVQQGIVPIPQAAKPAWLVENISVFDFSLTAEEMAALARLDRGENAARDSDSPENGH; this comes from the coding sequence ATGACGACGAAAACCCATCCGAGCGATGACCCCGCAACGGTCCCGAGGCTCCGACTGCGGCACGGGCATAGCATTCCGCATCTGGGCCTGGGCACCTGGCCACTGGTGGGGGAAGAGTGCGAGACGGCCGTCCGCTACGCCATTCAAAGCGGCTACCGGCTCGTCGACACCGCGTTCCAGTACCGCAATGAAGACGCGGTGGGACGCGGTGTCCGCACTGCCGGCGTTGCGCGTGAAGAGCTGTTCGTCTCCAGCAAGTTCAACAAGGAGTCCCACAGCGTCGACGGTGTGCAGAGGGCCTACGACCGCAGTCTCCAAGCCTTGGGCCTGGACTACCTGGACATGTTCATGTGCCACTGGCCCGTGCCGGCCTTGGACCAGTACACCGAGGCATGGAGAGGCCTCGTCAAGCTCTTGGACGAAGGCCGTGTCAAAGCGATCGGTGTCTCCAATTTCAAGCCGGACCATTTGGAGAAGGTCATTGCCGCGACCGGCGTGGTTCCTGACGTGAACCAGATCCAGCTCAGCCCCGATCTCGCACGGCTACCCCCGCGGGCAGTGCACCAGGACCTGGGCATCATTACCGAGGCCTGGAGCCCTATTGGTCGCGAATCGGGACTGCGTGACCACCCCATCGTGGTGCAGATCGCGCAACGGACAGCAAAGAGTCCGGCGCAGGTTCTGCTCCGCTGGCACGTCCAGCAAGGAATCGTCCCGATCCCGCAGGCCGCCAAACCCGCATGGCTGGTCGAGAACATCTCGGTGTTCGATTTCTCCCTGACTGCCGAGGAAATGGCCGCCCTGGCGAGGCTGGACCGCGGAGAGAACGCCGCCCGCGACTCCGACTCCCCCGAAAACGGCCACTGA
- a CDS encoding MFS transporter: MSDTNNFEEEAGSGLMIAISCALLAISPAVVFFVASQLVQGIARAFFWTSSQTHAVRTSAAPVSGLRDVNLAAGIGALLGPTVAGYLWEASVQLPLMMGIVAGSVAVVPAALLIRFPPFAARPSSPTGRDVRLWRRPGVNAACWMNTGAGVWKSLLNSYVPLALSLAGQPAAVIGILLSIANATVLVGSTASGWVRRRGVRASLVIGMIATGLGLAAVGPFAGLTAPVAIALAISGIGAGVLQTVGPAIAAEKVHPEERGDALALTGTFRATALFLSPLGMAGLVTLVPVTAALLAAGLLIITPAATTWRSNKDVD; this comes from the coding sequence ATGTCTGATACAAACAACTTCGAAGAGGAAGCTGGATCCGGGCTGATGATCGCGATCTCGTGCGCACTGCTCGCGATTTCTCCCGCGGTCGTGTTTTTTGTCGCGTCCCAGTTGGTCCAGGGAATAGCCCGGGCGTTCTTCTGGACCAGCAGCCAGACCCACGCCGTTCGTACATCCGCCGCACCGGTCAGTGGCCTCCGGGACGTCAATCTGGCGGCGGGGATCGGTGCGCTTCTCGGCCCCACGGTGGCCGGATACCTCTGGGAGGCCTCGGTGCAACTGCCACTCATGATGGGGATCGTCGCAGGTTCCGTCGCCGTCGTCCCCGCGGCCTTGTTGATCAGGTTTCCCCCGTTCGCGGCCAGGCCTTCTTCACCCACTGGCAGGGATGTCCGTCTGTGGCGACGACCCGGTGTCAACGCTGCCTGCTGGATGAACACGGGCGCAGGGGTTTGGAAAAGCCTTCTAAACTCCTACGTCCCTTTGGCCCTGTCCCTGGCAGGCCAACCGGCTGCAGTCATCGGTATCCTGCTCTCCATCGCCAACGCCACCGTTCTCGTCGGTAGTACCGCCAGCGGGTGGGTCCGGCGCCGGGGCGTCAGGGCGTCTCTGGTCATCGGGATGATAGCTACAGGGCTGGGACTGGCCGCAGTGGGACCGTTCGCCGGTCTGACCGCCCCGGTGGCCATTGCCCTGGCCATCTCCGGCATCGGTGCCGGGGTCCTGCAGACCGTCGGTCCGGCCATCGCAGCGGAGAAGGTGCACCCAGAAGAACGCGGAGACGCCCTCGCATTGACGGGCACTTTCCGCGCCACGGCGCTCTTCCTCTCACCGCTGGGCATGGCCGGGCTGGTCACCCTCGTTCCGGTGACCGCGGCCCTGCTGGCCGCGGGCCTGCTCATCATCACCCCAGCTGCAACCACCTGGAGATCCAACAAAGATGTCGACTGA
- a CDS encoding alpha/beta fold hydrolase: protein MHRKALSVPSSSITQKFHFVDVKGVQTRYFDDGQDKDPILLIHGGHFGFFIPAGIESWGNVLEDFGEYGRVLAVDKLGQGETGLPLNDEDWTVDAVAEHVANFATQLGLKNLTLVGHSRGGMTAVLLALKYPEMVKKLVIISSATAAPAPPVGTDMDFYERVERTAPGGSAELIRHYHAAQAVNEGDLPEDYIGIATKWLESEKQRDAVAGYARNAEEHWLPSLSEGRRWVQERLADAGIPVPTLVVWGVNDRSAPVSMGKGLFDLIAANTLDSSLYLINNAGHHVFSDQREKFNAAVGAFISL from the coding sequence GTGCACAGAAAGGCGTTATCCGTGCCAAGCTCTTCAATCACCCAGAAGTTCCATTTCGTCGATGTGAAAGGGGTTCAGACGCGTTATTTCGACGACGGCCAGGACAAGGATCCGATCCTCCTCATCCATGGGGGGCATTTCGGGTTCTTCATACCGGCCGGAATCGAATCCTGGGGCAACGTTCTAGAGGATTTCGGCGAGTACGGCCGTGTCCTCGCGGTCGACAAACTCGGTCAGGGCGAGACTGGTCTCCCGCTGAATGACGAAGACTGGACTGTCGACGCGGTCGCCGAACACGTTGCGAACTTTGCAACTCAGTTGGGGCTCAAGAACCTGACCCTGGTGGGTCACTCGCGCGGCGGCATGACGGCGGTCCTTCTCGCGTTGAAGTACCCTGAGATGGTAAAGAAGCTGGTCATCATCAGCAGTGCGACTGCGGCACCGGCGCCGCCCGTCGGAACCGACATGGACTTCTACGAGCGAGTCGAAAGGACTGCCCCCGGAGGTTCGGCCGAGTTGATCCGTCACTATCATGCTGCCCAGGCGGTTAATGAGGGAGATCTGCCCGAGGACTACATCGGGATCGCCACAAAGTGGCTCGAGAGCGAAAAGCAGCGCGACGCTGTCGCCGGATATGCACGCAATGCGGAGGAGCACTGGTTGCCTAGCCTCAGCGAGGGCAGGCGCTGGGTTCAGGAACGGCTTGCCGACGCAGGAATCCCGGTGCCGACGCTGGTTGTGTGGGGAGTCAATGATCGATCGGCGCCGGTGTCGATGGGTAAGGGGCTCTTCGATCTGATCGCTGCCAACACCCTGGATAGCTCGCTCTATCTCATCAACAACGCTGGTCATCACGTGTTCAGTGACCAGCGCGAAAAGTTCAACGCCGCGGTTGGTGCGTTCATCTCGCTTTAG
- a CDS encoding ferredoxin, whose product MNMMNITVDLERCEGFASCVVTAPELFDLDDERSVAVVLEPVDGGPRTRALALEAAASCPMRAITVSDPLVDEPSLPRRGR is encoded by the coding sequence ATGAACATGATGAACATTACGGTGGACCTCGAGCGGTGTGAGGGCTTCGCCTCGTGCGTTGTGACCGCGCCCGAGCTCTTCGACCTCGATGACGAGCGAAGCGTCGCCGTCGTTCTGGAGCCTGTTGACGGTGGCCCCCGCACCCGCGCCTTAGCGCTCGAGGCCGCCGCGAGCTGCCCGATGCGGGCCATCACCGTCTCCGACCCCCTGGTGGACGAACCATCGCTGCCGCGGCGCGGCCGGTGA
- a CDS encoding extradiol dioxygenase — protein MGRLVGAYATSHTAMMIRKLQPDNDVHAAVHQAFAQVRAEIDRLSPDVLVVVSSEHLASFSYDSFPQICVGIGEIATGWGDGGVASAEVPLAGAFAAQLLSEGVAAGFDLAFSANPKIDHAFMAPLTLIRPEMDIPVVPVFQNANTEPLPPLWRSAQLGELLRDVITRRPAAETVVVLGTGGLSHWVGTPEMGQINSAFDERFLQHVRAGDLGAILAMKTADVLAEAGNGAPEICNWVTAMAAASRQEGWGVSEPERTARGPRGVVLAYESVPDWATGIALARLAPEEEP, from the coding sequence ATGGGCAGGCTGGTAGGTGCGTACGCGACGTCCCACACGGCGATGATGATCCGAAAGCTCCAACCGGACAACGACGTGCACGCCGCAGTCCATCAGGCCTTCGCTCAGGTGCGTGCGGAAATTGACCGGCTGTCCCCTGACGTGCTCGTCGTCGTCAGCAGCGAGCACCTAGCATCCTTCAGCTACGACAGCTTTCCGCAGATATGCGTCGGAATCGGAGAGATAGCCACCGGTTGGGGCGATGGAGGAGTGGCCAGCGCCGAGGTCCCACTTGCTGGCGCCTTCGCTGCCCAGCTGCTCTCCGAAGGGGTGGCCGCCGGATTCGACCTCGCGTTCTCCGCCAACCCGAAGATCGACCATGCGTTCATGGCACCATTGACCCTGATCCGACCAGAGATGGACATCCCGGTGGTCCCGGTGTTCCAGAACGCCAACACCGAGCCTCTGCCACCCCTGTGGCGCAGCGCCCAACTGGGGGAACTGCTGCGCGACGTCATTACGCGGCGGCCCGCAGCCGAAACAGTGGTCGTGCTCGGGACCGGCGGGCTCTCCCACTGGGTCGGCACGCCGGAGATGGGCCAGATCAACTCCGCCTTCGACGAGCGATTCCTGCAGCACGTGCGCGCAGGGGACCTCGGCGCGATCCTCGCCATGAAGACCGCCGACGTCCTCGCTGAGGCCGGCAATGGTGCCCCGGAGATCTGCAACTGGGTCACCGCGATGGCCGCCGCGTCCCGTCAGGAGGGCTGGGGAGTGTCGGAGCCTGAGCGGACGGCCCGTGGGCCGAGAGGGGTCGTCCTGGCATACGAGTCCGTCCCGGACTGGGCGACCGGGATCGCGCTGGCTCGGTTGGCCCCCGAGGAGGAACCGTGA
- a CDS encoding alpha/beta fold hydrolase, which translates to MTSTEGGMAQPQGNSFWVDLLGTEVRYRQASSYRTRSIEAGAGEPVVLLHGVSGHAETWVRNVAVLGRDFRVHAIDMLGHGFTDKPQIEYSIRALAEHVLGFLDEIGASRAHLVGQSLGGWVAAFLAVHHPERVASLVSVTGAGLQVDADGATLTENVGRQVAEATTKALDTPTREKVRTRLEWLVHDPSVVTDELVETRYRIYASPDFAATAGDMVAAFTSRPRPEELLTAERLATINCPTLVLWTRQNPTMPWTVGEAASRIIPDATFRLMEDAGHWPQFEKPAEFHAVVGGFVRSVTAGRRGGRTDGDGDGGPTDPATNRQRAAR; encoded by the coding sequence GTGACGAGCACTGAAGGGGGAATGGCCCAGCCCCAGGGGAACTCGTTCTGGGTGGACCTGCTGGGAACCGAGGTCCGGTACCGCCAGGCGAGCTCTTACCGCACCCGCAGCATCGAGGCAGGCGCCGGTGAGCCGGTAGTCCTGCTGCACGGCGTGAGCGGGCACGCCGAGACCTGGGTGCGCAACGTCGCCGTCCTCGGCCGGGACTTCCGCGTGCATGCCATTGACATGCTGGGTCATGGCTTCACCGACAAGCCGCAGATCGAGTACTCGATCCGCGCGCTCGCCGAGCACGTGCTCGGCTTCCTCGACGAGATCGGCGCCTCGCGAGCCCACCTGGTCGGGCAGTCTCTCGGTGGCTGGGTCGCGGCGTTTCTCGCCGTCCACCACCCCGAGCGGGTCGCCTCGCTCGTCAGCGTCACCGGGGCGGGGCTGCAGGTGGACGCCGACGGTGCCACGCTGACCGAGAACGTCGGCCGGCAGGTCGCGGAGGCTACCACCAAGGCTCTGGACACCCCGACCCGGGAGAAGGTCCGGACTCGGCTGGAATGGCTGGTCCATGACCCGTCCGTGGTCACCGACGAACTGGTGGAGACCCGGTACCGGATCTACGCCAGCCCGGACTTCGCCGCCACCGCCGGTGACATGGTCGCCGCATTCACCTCCCGGCCCCGGCCGGAGGAACTGCTGACCGCCGAGCGGCTCGCGACGATCAACTGCCCGACGCTCGTGCTGTGGACCCGGCAGAACCCGACCATGCCGTGGACGGTGGGGGAGGCGGCCAGCCGGATCATTCCCGATGCAACGTTCCGTCTGATGGAGGACGCCGGTCACTGGCCGCAGTTCGAGAAGCCGGCGGAATTCCACGCTGTCGTCGGCGGTTTCGTGCGTTCGGTCACCGCGGGGCGCCGAGGTGGGCGCACCGACGGCGACGGCGACGGCGGCCCCACGGATCCGGCCACCAACCGGCAACGGGCGGCCCGCTGA
- a CDS encoding aromatic-ring-hydroxylating dioxygenase subunit beta, with translation MTNSLTDLRRDVEDFLYSEAKMLDEQRYDEWLDLFTEDVHYWMPITETREVRQHRDHVPGEWSLMEEDARFLAKRMERLAGGLAHAEQPRSRTRRFISNVLVTPGPDGDLVAECNFIIFQSRRANSEQFFVGSRRDRIVTSGESWKIAERTVLLDHRVLPRAISIFF, from the coding sequence ATGACCAATTCCCTCACCGATCTGCGCCGCGACGTCGAGGACTTCCTCTACAGCGAGGCCAAGATGCTCGACGAGCAACGCTACGACGAGTGGCTCGACCTGTTCACTGAGGATGTCCATTACTGGATGCCGATCACGGAGACCCGTGAGGTGCGGCAGCACCGGGACCACGTCCCCGGCGAGTGGTCGCTCATGGAGGAGGACGCCCGTTTCCTCGCCAAGCGGATGGAGCGCTTGGCCGGTGGCCTTGCCCACGCGGAGCAGCCGCGGTCGCGGACGCGCCGGTTCATCAGCAACGTCCTGGTCACCCCCGGGCCGGACGGCGACCTGGTAGCGGAGTGCAACTTCATCATCTTCCAGTCCCGGCGAGCCAACTCCGAGCAGTTCTTCGTCGGCTCCCGTCGCGACCGGATCGTGACCTCCGGTGAGAGCTGGAAGATCGCCGAACGGACCGTGCTCCTCGACCACCGGGTGTTGCCCCGTGCCATCTCCATCTTCTTCTGA
- a CDS encoding aromatic ring-hydroxylating dioxygenase subunit alpha, translated as MTSISERPVDVAAARLHDLVKPDEGAVSRTVFVDEATYRKELDRVFTKTWLFIGHESQLSEPGDYLTNFMGEDPVIATRGADGVIRVMLNSCAHRGMAVCSTDAGSSKFFRCPYHGWTYSNNGDLIGAPRADTVYHGELDKPRLGLKAVPRVENYKGFIFANWDEDAIPLVDYLGADQLWYLDLAFEAPLGGLEVIGPTMKFRIKANWKLAAENFAGDDYHVLYTHGSAFQIGFLPDYDTLGDYIAYFDHGHGMGDISKPGRAYQNDVGMAQLLGPEAIEYVNAVHERLKARVSPLQAEMHGLGQGNIFPNLSWIKFGVFHVFGLFQWHPRGPGEIEVWQTALFDRDAPQSVKDFARTQMSQENAAAGIFGQDDGENFEQITESARGVVSQTRDFNYAMGLGHEGEIHEEGYPGHLGPHYSEQNHRNFYRYWLELMTTPGEQK; from the coding sequence ATGACCAGCATTAGCGAACGCCCCGTTGACGTGGCCGCCGCAAGACTGCACGACCTGGTGAAGCCCGACGAGGGTGCCGTCAGCAGAACAGTCTTCGTCGACGAGGCAACCTACCGCAAGGAATTGGACCGGGTATTCACCAAGACGTGGTTGTTCATCGGCCACGAGTCCCAGTTGAGTGAGCCGGGCGACTACCTGACGAACTTCATGGGCGAGGACCCTGTGATCGCCACTCGCGGTGCGGACGGAGTGATCCGGGTGATGCTCAACTCCTGCGCCCACCGGGGCATGGCCGTGTGTAGCACCGACGCCGGGTCCTCGAAGTTCTTCCGCTGCCCCTACCACGGCTGGACCTACAGCAACAACGGCGATCTGATCGGTGCACCGCGCGCAGATACCGTCTACCATGGCGAGCTGGACAAGCCGCGCCTAGGTCTGAAGGCCGTTCCGCGGGTGGAGAACTACAAGGGCTTCATCTTCGCCAATTGGGACGAGGACGCCATCCCGCTGGTAGACTACCTCGGCGCTGACCAGCTCTGGTATCTGGACCTGGCCTTCGAGGCGCCGCTCGGCGGGCTCGAGGTGATCGGCCCCACGATGAAGTTCCGGATCAAGGCCAACTGGAAGCTGGCGGCGGAGAACTTCGCCGGCGACGACTACCACGTGCTCTACACACATGGGTCGGCCTTCCAGATCGGCTTCCTCCCCGATTACGACACGCTCGGCGACTACATCGCATACTTCGACCACGGCCACGGGATGGGCGACATCAGCAAGCCCGGCCGGGCCTATCAGAACGACGTCGGGATGGCTCAGCTCCTCGGGCCGGAGGCGATCGAGTACGTCAACGCCGTGCACGAGCGGCTCAAGGCCCGGGTCTCCCCGCTGCAGGCGGAGATGCACGGGCTCGGTCAGGGCAATATCTTCCCGAACCTGTCATGGATCAAGTTCGGCGTCTTCCACGTCTTCGGGCTCTTCCAATGGCACCCGAGGGGACCGGGTGAGATCGAGGTCTGGCAGACGGCGCTCTTCGACCGCGACGCGCCGCAGTCGGTCAAGGACTTCGCCCGCACCCAGATGTCCCAGGAGAACGCCGCGGCCGGGATCTTTGGCCAGGACGATGGCGAGAACTTCGAGCAAATCACCGAGTCCGCCCGAGGGGTGGTCTCCCAGACCCGGGATTTCAACTACGCGATGGGCCTGGGGCACGAGGGCGAGATCCACGAGGAGGGATACCCCGGCCATTTGGGGCCCCACTATTCGGAGCAGAACCACCGCAACTTCTATCGCTACTGGCTCGAACTCATGACCACCCCGGGAGAGCAGAAATGA
- a CDS encoding SDR family NAD(P)-dependent oxidoreductase, with amino-acid sequence MSESGGETVATARQRQLVERALGEWQGEAAGRVIVVTGGARGIGRSLCEGLLRAGAKVVAADLTWDDADDFRKQLESDGSGMAVDMDITDDDALDAARDAVIDRFGTVDVLVNNASLVSETLFPPTGHRNTLDTTDRDWEVMFGVNVFGTLKAIRRFIEPMRAQQRGSIVNVVSSGVLAVAAGGGYHGLRPWTVEMPYQATKAAVMALTFYLAEEVRGDGVAVNAIMPGHTRASWFDATARAFNEQGIAYFMRPAIPEHLLPISLFLAAQDSAGTSGRLYYVPEWNYDHGYGDYAAWQDHELPPDMEEIYSRLEAATPSYERAGVAHLPFDAQGALYAAGMANLGAQNSWTSNDSAQ; translated from the coding sequence ATGTCGGAGTCTGGTGGAGAAACCGTGGCCACTGCGCGGCAGCGTCAGCTGGTCGAGCGGGCACTCGGTGAGTGGCAGGGCGAGGCGGCGGGTCGAGTCATCGTTGTCACCGGTGGAGCCCGCGGCATCGGCCGTTCCCTCTGCGAGGGACTGTTGCGCGCCGGCGCCAAGGTCGTTGCAGCGGACCTGACGTGGGACGACGCTGACGACTTCCGCAAGCAGCTGGAGTCGGACGGCAGCGGCATGGCCGTCGACATGGACATCACCGACGACGACGCCCTCGACGCCGCCCGAGACGCTGTAATCGACAGGTTCGGGACCGTCGACGTCCTAGTGAACAACGCGTCTCTGGTCTCCGAAACCCTCTTCCCGCCCACAGGCCACCGGAACACCCTTGACACGACCGACCGCGACTGGGAGGTGATGTTCGGCGTCAACGTGTTCGGCACGCTGAAGGCCATCCGCCGGTTCATCGAGCCGATGCGGGCCCAGCAGCGGGGCAGCATCGTCAACGTCGTCAGCAGTGGCGTCCTGGCCGTCGCCGCCGGCGGCGGCTACCACGGGCTGCGCCCGTGGACGGTCGAGATGCCTTACCAGGCCACCAAGGCCGCCGTGATGGCGCTGACCTTCTACCTCGCCGAGGAAGTGCGCGGCGACGGGGTCGCGGTTAACGCGATCATGCCGGGGCACACCCGAGCGTCGTGGTTCGACGCCACCGCCCGGGCCTTCAACGAGCAGGGCATTGCCTACTTCATGCGCCCGGCGATTCCCGAGCACCTGCTGCCGATCTCGCTCTTCCTCGCCGCCCAGGACAGCGCGGGGACGTCCGGGCGCCTCTACTACGTGCCGGAGTGGAACTACGACCACGGCTACGGGGACTACGCCGCCTGGCAGGACCATGAGCTGCCTCCGGACATGGAGGAGATCTACAGCCGGCTGGAAGCCGCGACCCCGTCATACGAGCGGGCCGGCGTGGCCCACCTCCCCTTCGACGCGCAGGGTGCCCTGTACGCCGCGGGCATGGCAAACCTCGGGGCCCAGAACAGTTGGACCAGCAATGACAGCGCTCAGTGA